The Archocentrus centrarchus isolate MPI-CPG fArcCen1 chromosome 1, fArcCen1, whole genome shotgun sequence genome includes the window ggtgatgtcagtgaaaatGTGATCATTTAAATCATGAAACAGCAACAAGCCTGGGACCCCAGAATGCttgctgaaaaaaattatttaattaattatatatcccaaaaaaaaaaaaaatcggaataAACAGTAATAATTTCAAACAGGAATAAATAGAACAATAACCTCATGAATTAAACATGCGATTGAATACACTGGCACTTCAGCTTACCTGTAACAAGGTTGTGGATACAGTTTTCCTAATGGAACTATTAATTAAactagattttttattttttttttaattatgaagGACAACAAATGTAGTTTAATTTTGAAGAATTTAACCGGAAGTCTCATCAATCATGGTCCCGGCCTGCTCCAAACACTTAACAGCCTCTCCTCTTTCACATCATTAGAAAAGAAGGGTGGCACGCGCACACTAACGAGCACGAGCGTCCCGCGTGAACGCCGGTATAAAACAGAAGCTCCAGGTTCAGACTAAAGTCTATGTAAAGAGATTTTAGAGTGTGCGGAGTTCCAGGAACGCGTCCAGGTAAGATGACCCGGAAATTTCCTGCTTCAGAACTTTCCCACGGGAAGGATGAACTTGACTGGTTGTTCGTAGCTTTTTAGAGGCTGTATGAGAGAAAGAAACCTCAACTAGACGCTGCTGTTGTCCTGAAATCAATTATTTTGTTGTGGTGGGGATTTTAAAACTGTTCCATAGGTGCTGCGTTTTAGTGTTTATCCATATTCTCATTCATGCTCTTTATCTTTCTTCCCTCTAGAAATGAATAGAGTCATTAAAACCCATATGACCTCACCTATGTTATTCCCTAGCATGGGTACTGCTCCTTTCTTCAAGGTGAATTCACACACTTTATGCTTAAACCCATAAAAAATGCTTTATAGGCATGCGCAGCTTCACCCTTCCTCTGCCTCTTCCCCTGTGTGCAGGTGATAGTGTTTGAGCAGGAGCATTTCCAGGGCAAGTGTCTGGAGTTCACTTCTGAGTGCTGCAACATCCACAACTGTGGTATGGACAACATCCGCTCCATCCGAGTGGAGAGTGGAGCGTGAGTCACACAGCCTGTACGCCTGCAAGTCTCTGTGGACAGCTGACTGACTCGCtctgtgcgcgcgcgcacgtctgtatgtttatgtaaatgtgtgtctgtgaggcAGGGGTAGAGAGTGAGGCACCCACTGCCAAGCATGTCACCAATGAGGCCACTGCGTCCTACATGTACGGTCCACACACCAAGGCAGTACTGGGGGGCTGAAaggagtttttattttattttattttaaagacatttgaGCTGTTTTCCCATTTTATGGCTTCAAAAGCTGTTACTTTAATTGATACTTTAAAGGCCGCgtgtggttttatttttcacagcatgTTGTACTTTTTTCATTCATGGTATCTGAAGGCCAGTGTCAGATGAAGAGGATGCAATCATTTTAGAAAGAACTGTCTTACTGAGACtcgctttaaaaaaataaatccttgtGAACCATTCATGTTCACATCCTTTCACACTGTCAGGGGAGGTGGAAGCTTTCTTCTGTGCAGTGCTAAAGCTGGCAGGTGCCGTCCAGTAGAGAAGAAAACTGCTCTCAGCGAGGTTGGTGGATATTTTGGGCCAGAGGAAAAATGTTGATTTGATTTTAGGGTGAGTTGTTCATTTATAGTTGTGGTTATTAACGTAATGAGGTGAAACTCCATATAAAGCCCTGTAAAACTGAGCAGAGCTGCTTATTCAACTGATAAGTCCTGTAGTTTCATCATTACGATGGATCCTTTTGCcacttttaaattgtttttacaCCGCAGTGATACATTTATCACAGGTTTAACCCACAAACAGCCCAAAACTAATCTCGGTGGCCCCGCCATCATTACACGTGGATTCAAACATAGTTCAGTTCTGAGTTCAGCTGGAAGAGCATCAAGTTAGCATTTTACTCTGAATTAATTGCTTCAGTAAGGTTACAGCAGATGGGATGTACGCAGGATAAGGGTGAAGTGATCGGCCAACTAGTTTcaaattttatataaagtctTAACAGATTCATATGAACCATAAAGTGCACATTATGAGCCCTAAAGGAACATGTGCAGTCTCTTCCTCTGTGTAAATAATGCAGCTGTCTGCTGAGGAGGTCTCACGGGGTCAGAAAGCCTTTGGAGCTCTCTTAATTTAGGAGCAGAGCACTAGGCCTAATGCTCAGGGACATTTATGCATAGCATTTATTCTTAACTCCGAGTGTAAGAGCAAACTTGTGTCTGACGCACTTAAGACCAAATCTTTACTGCTAGTGGTCTCATACGTAACCGCCCAGGCCTTAGTCATGGTGTGGAAAGCTTGCCAGAGTCAGAGTAGTGATTCTCCAAAGACCTGCTGCTTTCACCAGCTCCagtgcaaaaaggaaaaaaagtgagCACGCTTTTCACCAACAGTGCAGGGTTAGCAATGCATCTGGACAGAGGAAGGAAGTACAAGTATCTGTTTCATGGGACCCTAGTTACATAACACAAGTTCTAGACTGTACTTTGAGTGAAGATTTCCTCTCAGAGTGAAACTTTGCAAAGGCACTGATATCTTACTAAGACCTGAAGGAAGTTGGTGGATAGTGAGATAGTTGTTCAGTGCACCCAAACAAGACTGTCCTGTTATATCCTGTTTCTATTCATTTAACTAAGATGCACAACTATCCACTATTGTAGAAGTCACTCATCAATAGCATCATAGGCTATGGAAAGACGGGCAACGTGACAGGCCCCCAAAaacaaagcatctcaatctctCTCTGAGGTGGCCTCCTGTAGTACGGGTCATAAAGTCTGTCTGTGGGGACTCCAAAACCACGAGGAGCTGAGCCGTTattgaccattattgactgaaatggacaAAGTGGGGATTCCataagtatttgtagaaatgttaaagataatctcAGAATATCAATCTTATTACAGCAGGCATAAAATTGTTTTGAGttaatgagtattgttaacACTGAAAACACGTTTTTTGCTGGAATACGCAttatctttactaacccaggggtgacttAAAGTTTTAGgtcaaggcctccaaattagggcaaaatagttttgtaGAAGGTAATCAGATGTCTGCTGAAGAGtcttctgttatgaaatggggctgtaatgttatcctgacttctacatttattttagatttttattaatGGTGGTTGATCCCCATCGGTGATGGGTCTTGCATTCAGACTTTGATAGTAATTTTGACTAACTTGGTTTTAATTACAAAACTGACACATTCTTAACAATACTTGTTTTTCAGGGTTTTATTTAAACTACTGGTGCAATAAGTATAGAAAAGTACTACATCTGTGCCAGTCTATTTATATTATACAgttttgctggaaaaaaaatcacgtaATAAAAATCTTATTATGGTATTGGTTTGGAGATAGTGGCACTAACATACAGacaagaggtggaggtggaggtgaagaTGCTAGGATTTTTGTTTGGCATGATTGggagggacaggattagaaatgagggACAGCTCAGTTTGCGccgtttggagacaaagttagagacaaggctgagatggtttgggcatgtgcagaggagggacagtggatatAATGGGCAAAGAACGGTAAAAAatggagctgccagacaggaggaaaagaggaagaccgcAGACAAGgtttgtggatgtagtgaagcgGGACATGCAGAggtttggtgtgacagaggaggatgttggGATAGTGTGAAATGGAGGCAGGCGATCTGCTGTGGTGCCCCCTaaagggaggaagaaaaagtgCAGAGTAGTGtccaaatttttttaaaaatacactatatatatatatatatatatatatatatatatataaaataaaacattctgACTTGATCACTTGcatcagttatttttttgtgttatacTTTTTCTGAAATTTATGAGGTATGATGTCTTAATAAATACTCATTTGGATACATTTACAGAACTCTAACTCTGTTAATGTTAGAAGTTTTTATGAAGTGTTGACTGGGCCTGGGTGGTTTGGGTGTACAAATCCCATTTCAGAGCAGGTAGGAAAAACActgactgctgtttgctgtgCGTTGTGCGAAGTTCTGTTCCATCGTCTTTAAAAAATTTATGTTAGACTCAAGACAGACAGTCTTCTAGAGATATTcagcttttcctttttcagtcatcgttcagtgtaaaaaaaagataaataaaaaaattgaggaTTGTGTTTCTCATTTGCAGTCCTTTGTCTTGTAGGAATAGAGTAATAGTGTGTTTTATTTGATGTAggactgcacagcatttttatccCTTGCCCACATACTGTATTAAGACGAATTTTGAGATGTGCCAATCTTAGGATGCCTcactattaaaacaaaaacgtgTTTACTggacagaacagcagcagaaataacagcAGCGCTGACTGTTATTGAGATAGAAAAGGGGAATACACACGTATACAAGGACCAATGAATATGCATTTAAATAACAGCATATTCATCCTGCACATGATTTATgataaattgtgtttttctgtgtgtttttaaggtATATACAGCAAAATCTTAGATGTCTCTGAATTAGTACACATTAACATACTCTTTGCTTTCTGTGTTGGTGGTTACTAACCTGTTATGGGAAAGTTACATAAGCCACTGATTGTGGTTAATAGCTGAAACCtgtctgcttttctctctcacaaAAAAATGCCTGTAAGTGTGTGAGTGctgaaattcagtttttaatgttacatctacagagaaaagaaaaaataaatccccAAATAGGACCTGATGTATCAGCACTCCTTATGAGCCTGACGAGCCGACCCTCTCATCACCTGCCTGGTTTATGTTCAGACTGATTTCAAACTACACTGCTTACCATTTTTACTCTGGTATTTTTTACCTCTTCTACAAATGTTTCCAGCTGGGTGGGTTTTGAGCACCATGATTTCCAAGGCCAGCAGTTCATCCTGGAGAGGGGCGAGTACCCCAACTGGGAAGCCTACAGCGGCTCCCTAGCCTACCACACCGAACGCTTCATGTCACTGCGCCCCATCTACTGTGCTGTGAGTAGCAACAGAGGGAGGACAGGTTTGGGGGGATAAAATGAATGTGTAAGACACAAGCTTGATTGAAAGAGCAATGACAAATGGAAATGAGATGATAGTGAGTGACAGAAGGTGCAGTGAGCCACACAGTGGGTGGCTGAGACAGCTCAAAAATAGAAATGAGACAGCTCAGAGCGAAATGTCTGCTCGGTCTGCTCTAACTTTAGTCTGCCCATCTTTCTCTGTTTCCAAAGTCTCACCACAGCAGCCGGATGATGATCTTTGAGAGGGAAAACTTCATGGGCCGTTGCACGGAGCTGTGTGACGACTACCCCTCCCTGCAGGCCATGGGTTGGTTCATGCCCAAGGTGGGCTCCATGCAGGTGCAGTGCGGAGCGTAAGTCAGTCCAGACATCTTCCAGTTCAGGTTCAGTAAAAGCTGAAGGGCTTTAAAGATGGTTCTGCATGAggctttttcctgtttaaagggagtttttctctcatcactgtctccaagtgcttgctcattgtGCGTCTCTTTATAATATTCCTTACAGTATAAAATACCTtagcaataaataaaactgatttgaaagacaaaaagaagcagTTGCCTAGATAAGAACAAGATCTACTAAGAACTAAGAATAAAAACAGTATTTAGATCAGCTGCATCACTTCCGATAAAGACCTTCATTTACATATTAATTTCTCAAATGGGCGTGACTGgactttacatttgtttttgttttttttttcattttctctgtccTCCACCCTTCTGCCTGTGACCCAGAAATTAATCACAGTATGCAGCACTGAAGGATGTGTCAGTTACTAAAATGCATAGAGGCGGCTCACTGCAAGGCTTACAAACAAGGATGCACACGTGTACCCTTTGTAGAAGTGTTATTAGCTCGGGTGGCTCAGcggtggagcaggcgaccacatgcatatgctgcgttgcggtgcaggttcaagtcccagcctgtcgccaatttgcctgcatgTCCTccccctgtatctttcctccattgcctgtctctctctactgctgataaaagctgctgtggctaaaaatggaaaaaaacaagtgttATTAGCTCAGATTTTTAAAAGAGGCACAACTGAAATAAgtattaatttcttttaataGGTTGTTTCAGTGATTTAAGATGGTCAACTATGTGATCGAACTTTGTCCTTCGGTGTTTATGAGCATATCTTTCCACATTGGGTCATATTgtaaatttcattaaaattagCCATAAATATAAAAGATGTCACAAACACTGCTACATCTCAGTCATATAATGGAGCACTAATTGGGTTAAAACAAAGCAGTTGTGCCACATCATATTTAATTGACTTTAAAATGAAGGTAAGCATATCTGCAGCCTTGACTCCTCTCCTCATGTCTCTTCCTGGTACTGGTTCCTGGTGAAATGCAGTatctttttattatcattttgccAGAATTTCAGCCTGACAGAACATCTGAAATAAACAAGGACATTTTAATGAACATGCTAAAATAGAAGGGTCTCTCTGGTCTGTTTAATAGTGGAGCTGCTCGCGCTGAAGTGACTACCTCCCCATCATATTAACTTTGAACCTtgggctttgttttttctttattatgagCAGCACAGCCTCACAGAGCAGCTAAACtgactttctttttgtttacacATTTCCACTGAATTCATCATGACACAGTTGTTATTCATGAGTATTTTCCATCAAAACAAGCCTTCAAATGAAATTAGCATAAGGTACGTGCCTGTCACAGATTTGTTGACTAATCACTAAAATCGTGGAGTTGTACAGTAATATCAAAGATATGTTTGCATTCATTTAGTCATTTAAATAGTGACTGTTCGTAATTAATAGCCTTCTCCTGCCTCTGCATTTCCACAGCTTTGTGTGCTATGAGTACCCCGGCTACAGAGGCCAGCAGTACATCATGGAGTGTGAGAGGCACAGCGGAGACTACCAGCACTGGAGGAACTGGGGCTCTCACTGTCAGACTCCAAAGATCCAGTCCATCAGACGCATCAGGCACTGAGAGGGGACAGAtcaggacagcagcagcagcacaacctGGGCTCAGGCTGACACCTGTGTGCTGCATTTTAGGGGCCCTGATCTCAAACCTACAGTTCTCTGTGACACAAACCATCAGTGATGTAGCAGCTACCTCTTTATTCcagcatgtgtttttgtttcttttaaaaatgaagtgtgttttccatccatccattttattaaCCGCTCCCCATATTCAGGGTTGAGGGGCGATCGTAGCTTATCCCAGCCTACATGggatgagaggcagggtacacacaaagacattcaGGCTCATATTCACAACTACATCCAATTTAGAATCGCCAGTTAATTTCACAaatgtgtctttggactgtggtggGAAgtcggagtacctggagagaacccaccacagggagaacatgcacactccATCCAGAAAGGACCCAGTCAGCTGGTGGAACCCTGGACCTTCTCGCTCCacctgcatcactgtgtcacCCTGACTTTTCTTTTGGTACATGTAAAATAAAGATCAGATTGAGAATGTGAAAAGTTTTGTGTATTGTGTGAGAATACAGGACAGTGTTTGGTGTCAGATTAGCTGATCTGCAAGTGAACATTTAGCTCTGAGCGCTGAGAGCGAGGCGACAGGACAGTAACAAGAGTCAGTGAATGATAAATTCTGGTGATCACATACCAGACTGTGTGAAAAATGTATCAGGTCAATGGCATAGTAGCTCATCCAGCTTCACGATGCATCAAAATCACAGATTATTGTAATGTGTGAAGTGAAAGGTCTTATTTGTTGTCTGTTTTGCACAAACAAATGagaattaaaatccactgagaaGTCAAAGATGGACACAAACAGTCATATCCAGAGTAAATTCTCATTCACCACCACATGAAGGTATCTGAGTTCAGCAGTTTTGTGACTAcatggcaaaataaaaaataggacCAGTCCCTCCAATAAGATCATGATCATCACCGTCTAACAGGATACTCATGGTACACAACGTGAGTGGCAGTGATATTGCCACGCATCACATCATTTGGGATTTCATGAATTTattatttgcagtttattttacaatttattattttattatgcagaattcattaaatttaGGGAAGTTATGTTAATGACACTGCAGCCTGGCTTCTTGACCAggaaattcagattttttgaAACTGGAGTTTTTAATGAATCTTCTGACattttgtttctaaaaaaaaaaaaaattaaatatcaatTTGTATGTATGAGTTTTAAGTTGTAACATTTTTGCTACATCCAGCATTTTTGTGCAATTTCACTGATGATGTAAAGatttcaaaaacaaatgtatcaaatatgatacCCTTGGCGTTACAGGGCTAAGACATTATTTTGCCATGAATAACCtgataacatttatctgtaGATGGCAGAGCGGCATATGCAAACACTTTTTATGAACATTACAATCCAGACCAATACTCTAGTAAATGTTACTGTCCAACAACAAACCTGACCTTAACCTCGACTTTGAGCACAGTTTGGCTGAAGGCCCATTAGCTGAGTATTTATTTGGCTAAATTGTGGTGATTCTTGTGAATTGtggacagactgacagacaaTGAACGCCTCACTGTGGCATTCGTGTATCCTATTTATAAATGTGTGGTTCTGTAAATATACTGTGTGACATTAACTCcaaaaaatttaatttcagtCTTGCTGTTCTTTGTATTGGTTATACTTTCAGGTTTCCATGGCAATGACTCTATCTGTAACCATCAACCTTTATAAAAAGTTGACAACACACCACCCACCTGTCGAACGTACACACCACAGTCAACAACAGATTcagcatgactttttttttacttaaaactGCAGGTGTTTCCTGgagaaaagcacaaaatataTTCTTGGGGCAACTGAATACCATCAACCAACAATGTAGCTAAGTTCTCTAAAACTCTTGCAATTCCATATAAAGTTCAATTAAATCTTAAATATCCATTGTTGGATGCTGATTACATTCCTTCCTCCTACACACCTCGAtgacttaaaaataataaaacatgagTTAATTCCATCCAACCTTACAATCCAGAAtacaactacaaaaaaaaacaagtatatATATGCTATCTGCATAAAAACACGTCAGCTTGCAGTTCTGATGGCATATACAGAGTGTCGTCAAGCAAATACTAAGTAACCATAAGtagaaagtaaaacaaaagacatggcagcaactcaagtGACAACTTTGTGCAGTAAAAGAGACACAGTGAGAAAAAGCTTTGGTATATATACACAACCAAAGCTGCACAGTGATGAAAATCCCTCCTGTCTACACAGCAAATATGTTGACTTCTTGCAGGTGGAATTTATGATGTTCCAGCATAGAAAGCCATGACAGCGACGCAGCCACAGACTGACTGCAGACTTGGACGTAGCTTCATGTTTCAGTCCAAAGGAATGGCTGCTCAGCAGAGgtcagcggggggggggggggggggggggggggggggggactcctCTGGCTGCAAGAAGttgtccagtttttttttttttttttacagctgaaCTAACTGACTGACTGTAGTGCTCACTTGATTTGTTACCGCAGCAAACACCTCCCCGGTAACCTCAAGGGCTCAATCtctagtttcaagtctttttttaatacagcGTGATGTTCATCTGGTAAATTTTGGTCCCCCTCAGAATAAAATAGACAATAAATGTGGGTAATCTTTAGGGTGTGGAGACATTTCGACTGACAAGTCACTACCTTATGAATATAGTATCCTCAGTATCTCAGTCACATCTACTGCTTGTTTGTAACCACTGTATGTATATAGATGGCTATAATGCTCAGCTCAGAACTCTAAAAAGGACCAAAGGGTGCCCTCAAGGCAGGGCCGTCCATTTTTAAACAGCCTGCCGTGTCTGGGAGTTTAGCCATCATTAGAAATAATCACTCAGCTCAGAAAAGCAGTTACTGCATCATGAAGGGAAGGTTTCTGTCAGACCTGTGTGGTAGAGCCTTTGATACTTTAATGAAGAAGtgatgctctgtgtgtgcaggtTCAAAAAAAGCATAACTGGCCCTTTTATTGTTCTGACTTAtacaaaacacttttttccctttttagcTATATTAGCAGCAGCCTGACTGACACCTCTGACCCTTTGACCCTCTGACCCCTCAGCTCATGCCAGTATGTTTGGCATCTTATTTTAAGTCACTCCCATCTGGACTTTGTGCTCTTCTGCTAATCAGAAACTTGTGACAATAACAAGCAAAATAATCATTAGCAGAGCAAAAGTCACAGATGCTAAATTACTCTTAGCTTTAACTACGCAGCTACTGTCTGGCATGTCCACTATAGCGACCAGCCAGCAGCTGCTTTACGTTGAGGCAGGcttaaaaatgttaatgttagcCTTTAGCTCATAAGATGCTAAGCACAGGCACTACATGGCTGCAGACTCTTACTGGGATTGGCCAGGCATGACTGACCTACGTACCTGTTGAATGCTGCACTTCATTAAACATGTATTCATTTTCATCCTCTGCAAGGGTTTCATCTGACAGCAGACACATCGATTAGTTTGAGGCGGGACCTCGTGATTCCTGATTCTCTGACAAATGTGTGCTATTAAATGAAAGACTAAAATTATGAGAGTCAAAATAACAAATACGGGGCTTTTTATGTTGCTTACAGCAGGCGGGATCATGCAGGCTCTTTGAAAATGTCTCAGTGAAGATGTAATTCACTTTGtgattaaactgagaaaatcaattatttcattttcttgcTCACTTTTAAGTCTTTCTgtgcagatttttcttttaatgagaAACAACGTATTCTACTGGAAGAAGCACAGAAGCAAATAAAATGCTCTCTGCACTTATCGACACATTTGGTCAGCCACGGTATacgtaaaaagaaaaacagaaggatTCTCTTGTATTCTCACTCGAAGCCTTCATTTTGTCCTCTCTCACATTCCCACCCGCTCTTCCCTCTCGTTCACACCGCCTTCCTCCTGTCCACGATAGTGGCCCTCAGCTCCTCTTCTCCTGGCTCTGGGTGAGTTAGCTACCGGATACCAACCATCCTGGCCCCCTTCCTCCCTGTCCAAATTTTGCACTacatcttcttcatcttcctgcCGCTCATCTTCTTCGTTGTCATCCTCCCCGCTCTTCTCTGAGTCGGACTCGTCAGAGTTGTCTTCTTCCAGGTAGCGGTAACCTTTGACCTGAGGACCAAACGTTGACATGTTGAGTTAACGTCTCCGATGACAAAACACGTTTCAATCTCAGTATGCAGTGACACGTTTCACAATAAAGTTATGATCATAAGAGTTTTACTGAGTCTTCTCCCACGAGAAAGACAAATTACAGTTTTCAGCAATTCAAATCTAACTACATACCAACATGCTTCCTGCATAATTGATAAGATCAGGGAATAATATAGACCGCATGTtttcttacagaaaaaaaagatacaaataCATATATCTAGTGTCCGTTTTAATATGAGCTTCTGAAAAGACGTCGCTCTTAGCTTTAAGTAGAGGATTTCTCGACGGCtgcttcttcttgttttgttcTGCCATCACTCACAAACCCCAACATAGAACTTCAGTTCACTGTCATGTAAGACAAAGAAGACCATCCTGAAGCTCAGTCAAGGTAAAATTTGCCGTTTATGCTTTGATCATCTAAACAGCTCCTGTGTAAAttatctgttgtgtgtgtgtgcgcgttacTGAGCTCAACGGAAAAGGAGTCGGCTAAATAAATCATAGAAGGTGCAGATGAATCCACACAAGGCCACAAAACATCAACAGAATCTATTGATCGATGCCATCTCGTGGATTTTTCTGACTGTAAACTCTTGTTTTTGATGGGTTGCTGTTATACACAACACCAAACCAAAGCGGAGGAATGAATCTCACTCAACACCCATGCATAAGATATAATAATGCAGCTAAGTTCTCTAAAACTCTTGTTAAATATCGGTTGTTGGATGTTGATTACATTCCTTCCTCCTACATACCTCGATGTcttaaaaagaataaactatGGGTTAATTCCATCCAACTTTACAACCCAGAACAGAAAGCTATAAATATTTATAGATAAAGCTATCTTTATAAAAATGTCAGCTTGCAGTCCTGATAACAAATACAGAGTGGCAACAAGCAAATACTAAGTAACCTCAGAAACCATAAATAGAAAGTAAACAAAAGACATGGCAGCAACTGAAGTGACAACTTTGTGCAGTAAAAGAGGCACAGTGAGAAAAGCCTTTGGTATATATACACAACCAAAGCTGCACAGTGATGTGCAAAATCCCTCCTTTCTATACAGCAAATATTTTGATATGTTACAGGAGGGAAAGCGCAGGTGGAATTTATGACGTTCCAGTATGAGTGATAAGCCATGACAGCGACGCAGCCACAGACTGACTGCAGAGTTGGACCGAGCTTCATGTTTCAGTCCAAAGGtcacattttgaattttttttctttttttctgaccaTGGTAACTATTACCATCCAATTTGTCCTGTATCCACAGATAAAGCCATCTGTATTTACTGACttcaaacatgtttaaaaagtgcCCTTGATATAAATTTAATCTTATTTTCAGATACTCTCCATCGTGGGTAATAATGATGTacagagaaactgaaacaagaTGTTTAAAGACTCACTTCTCACACATTTGCAGATAACTGTAAGCAATGTTTGAAATTTAAATTAGTCTGAtgggcttttttcttttctacaaaaaaaaattaattaaatcaaaAGTGATAAGCTTATGTCTACTCATTCCTACTCACTGAAAAAGTTCCTACAGACTGCATGGAGGAGTTTTTGGCATGCCCGAAAGTAATTTTAGCCAgagcataagaaaaataatcagCATCCTCTTAATTAGGGTTTGATTTAGAAGCCACATTTTCGTCAGATGATCAGATGCATAGATTTCTGGTAACACACTCATGATGTGCTCACAAGCATAGTCACCTCCCAAAGGCCCGCAGAGATCTTTATGGCACGTTCAGTCCATATCACTCAAGTACTGTGACTGGTGTTGGCTCCAAAGTCTGCTGACAGCTTATGCTGAGTATGTATCACTGCTCAGTTTGTGGTTGATGGAAACGGCTTGCAAATAATCAGAATACATTTGTATCTATCTCAAAGGTCCTCTGATAACTCCATTGACCTTTTGGCCTCTAGTTGATGGAAAAgctgcaccccccaccccatttCCCAAATTGCATGTACTCAGCTCCTCTCATCGTGTCTCCACCCAGACACACAAGTGGAGGAGGTAAAGGAAGAGACATGAAGGAGGAGTCAGGCAGCAACTCTTTAACAAAATGAGATCCTTCATAGCCTCAATTTACAGTCAATTAAATGTCAATTAAGCATGAAGTTGGCCACAGCGGCATCATAAAATGCTACAGCTGTATTTTATTATCTGAGGCATAACGGTGCTCAGaacatgttttatatttggGGATACTTGTAATTAAATTCACGACATGTCACAGTGTAACAAgatattaaattgtttttaatcacacacacGGAAACCATGAAGAGGGTCTGATAATattaaataactgaaacaacATGAATGCAAAGGAAAAGTCATTTAAA containing:
- the LOC115783577 gene encoding beta-crystallin A1-like: MNRVIKTHMTSPMLFPSMGTAPFFKVIVFEQEHFQGKCLEFTSECCNIHNCGMDNIRSIRVESGAWVGFEHHDFQGQQFILERGEYPNWEAYSGSLAYHTERFMSLRPIYCASHHSSRMMIFERENFMGRCTELCDDYPSLQAMGWFMPKVGSMQVQCGAFVCYEYPGYRGQQYIMECERHSGDYQHWRNWGSHCQTPKIQSIRRIRH